One Corynebacterium matruchotii genomic window, CTTGGCCTTGGCGATTTGTCGAATCTGGTCCATCTTGGCGTAGGCGTAGTCACCGGGGCATTCGGTATTGCCGACGTCGCGGTGGGCGAAAATATTGGGTAATTCCACCTTGGTGCCATAGGGGTAGAACGTGAATTCGGTGCCCTCGGAGGTGTGGGTGCCCTTCCCTAGCGGGTCGATGCCCGCTACCTTGGCCCGCCAGCCGGCCAGCTCACCAACGCTTTTTATCATGACGTCGGTGGGTTCTTCCTCCTGGTAGTTGCCGAGCATGGAGATCGCCCAGGTGTTCTCATTGAAGCCGCCGGTGTGGGCGCCAATGACGGACTTATTCATGCCGCCGTAATGGCCCTCGTAGAGGTTGCCGAATTTATCGGCCAGGCTGTGGTAGCCAATGTCACACCAACCCAACTGTTGGGCGTGGTACTTGTAGATGCCGCGCACAATGCCGGCGGCCTCGTCCTCGCTGTAGTTATTCGACCCTGCGGTGTGGTGGATGACAATGGCAGACGTGTGGTCCGTGTATTCGGGTTCCTCACACCTGAGGGATTCGTCGGCGCCCCACTCGGCGCGGGAAATAACTTTGGGCAGGCCGTCGGAGTCGGCGGCGAGTTTAATGCCAGAGTCGGTGGGGGTGGATTTGCCGCCGTCGATAAAGACCGCGTTGAGGTCTTTGGCGGTTTTGTCTTTGAGCAGGTCAACGCCGGCTATAGACACCTGGACGGTGTTGGTGGGCTCGATGTAAATGAGGTCGGTGCCCTTGCGTTCGAAGGGTTTGGAGGACCCGTAGTCGAGGGGGTCGGTGTCGAACCATGGGGTCCAGGTTCCGTCGGCTCGTTGGCCGCGGACGAAGGCGGCGATGTCTTTTTTGCCGTCCCAGGTGAGGCCGAATTGGGAGAATGCCTCGTCGCGTTTAAATTCTTTGACGGTGCGGTTGGTGTTGCCATCGCCTTGTTTGCTGATGGCAGGGTCGTTGACGACGACGTTTTTGCCATCCGCCAGGCTGGCGGTGGTCATGGTTGGGTCGATGGGTTTAATGCCGTCTTCCTTGGTTTTTAGGATATTGGTGGCGGTTAT contains:
- a CDS encoding N-acetylmuramoyl-L-alanine amidase — translated: MKQRRRLIAAKSRPVTATIMAVALLASAAVGITATNILKTKEDGIKPIDPTMTTASLADGKNVVVNDPAISKQGDGNTNRTVKEFKRDEAFSQFGLTWDGKKDIAAFVRGQRADGTWTPWFDTDPLDYGSSKPFERKGTDLIYIEPTNTVQVSIAGVDLLKDKTAKDLNAVFIDGGKSTPTDSGIKLAADSDGLPKVISRAEWGADESLRCEEPEYTDHTSAIVIHHTAGSNNYSEDEAAGIVRGIYKYHAQQLGWCDIGYHSLADKFGNLYEGHYGGMNKSVIGAHTGGFNENTWAISMLGNYQEEEPTDVMIKSVGELAGWRAKVAGIDPLGKGTHTSEGTEFTFYPYGTKVELPNIFAHRDVGNTECPGDYAYAKMDQIRQIAKAKFDSLGGKSIDQDITGDNNGASNNSNNSGGSNAGTGTNNRGVSNNNQKSADNAASLVQGLQRQGKSDNKSDTNNSNSLVGLILKVLSANGGLIGTLSKLGTIKIINGLDLGKIISLAQKLAPLSSNNQIFRTANTNYPSLGEARTKEVTYTNGYDQEVTYTFFENGIVVGTPTTGTHALWGPIGDTWAAQGFDMGPLGLPVSEEEANGELVRVDFEGGYATYDSATGKVDVKTNEKGNARNNAVQAGTTAGDSDIAAAASSANSATSATPTAAATATGSEAAGEEAAAHATTGATGAAAGNAEPTDADIPVTTEE